TCACCCGGGAGAAAGAGGCGGAGGAAGGGCTTAAGCAGGCACGTGATGAACTGGAGCAGCGGGTGGAGGAACGGACGGCCGAACTCAAACAGAGGGCCGAACAGCTTGCCCGGTTGTCATCCGAACTGACCCTGGCCGAGCAGCGGGAACGCCGCCGTCTTGCGGTAATTATTCACGACCATCTCCAGCAACTGCTTGTAGGGGCCAAGATGCGTTTGGAAATCCTGGAAACCAAATCCGGAAACAGTCACGGTGAGGCCCTGGAACAGATTCACGATCTGATCATGGAATCCCTGAAAATCGCCCGTTCCCTGAGCACACAGATGGCACCTTACATCCTTTATGAGCGCGGTCTGGCCCCGGGGCTGGAATGGCTGGCCCGAACGATTCAGGAATCATTTCAGATAAAAGTAGAAACCAATATCGATCCCGGCATTCAAGTTGAGCGGGAGGATCTTAAGGTTCTCCTGTTTGAAGCGGCCCGTGAACTTCTTTTTAATACGGTCAAACATGCCGGCACCTCTTCGACCCACATCAGGTTGTCGACGGAAAAGGATGAAAACAACCGGCTGAGGATCACCATAAGTGACCGTGGAGTAGGATTCGATCCCGGGAAAATGCTGAATGCGGCAGGCGAAGAGAACCGGTTCGGTCTTTTCAGCATTCGGGAGAGGCTGAATCTGCTTGGCGGGAGCCTGGAAATCGATAGTTCGCCCGGTGCCGGCTCGAAAATCAGCCTGAGCGTCCCCTATGATATCACCCGATCGCCCGAAAAACCCCCGGAGAATCCTGCCGTTCCTTCAGATGGGCCGGCGACCGGCCCGATCGCTGTAAATCACAAAATCCGCGTCTTGCTGGTGGACGATCATGTGACGGTGCGGCAGGGGGTCTCCTCCTTTCTCGAAAAGGTCCCGGATATCGAAGTGGTAGGTGAAGCCGGAGATGGTAACGAAGCCGTTCAAACGGCGCGCATGCTTAACCCCCACGTAATCCTGATGGATGTCAAAATGCCCGGGATGAACGGCCTCGAGGCCACAAGGAAAATCCATTCCGAGTTACCTCACATCAAAATCATAGGACTTTCCATGTATGAAGATGACGAGGTAGCAAAGGCCATGCGGGATGCGGGAGCGGTGGCTTTCATTACCAAAAGCGACCGCTTGGAAGCCCTCCTGACTGCCATTCGACAAAATTTTCCCGAAAAGCAAATGGGAGTCACCCCGAATCCGGTTCACTGATTCTATTTTCCGGCTTTTCCCACATCCGGTTTATGGGGTATCCCATCCCTGCCGCAACCCAACAGCCGCAACCGGAAATCTCACCCAAAGCCACTAAGACACAAAGAGTTTTTTGTCTAGAGGCTATTTCCGAATAACGACGTACCGCCCAGAAGGGCTTATTCCGTTTCACAGAAAGGAAGTAAGATTGCCATTTTAGAGGCCGATGGCCTATAAATGAGTTCAGTAAATGTGAAATATTGGCATTCAACCGTTCACCAACTCCAAGCGAATCGAGCGAGAGACAATTTGACATGACCCCCATTCTCGAAATCATAAATAACGGCCCCGACCTACTCAGAACGAACTTTTTTGATTCGGAATATGCCGAAAATGGCTATTACTATCTTTCAACCTATGCCGGTTGCGTCCGCCTTTTGATTCCCGGCAATCAGAAGGGGCCCCTGAAGGAGTTAAAGGATGTCAGCTATGTGATCCTCTTCCGGGGTCCATGTGTCCAGAGAGGCGTTTCAGATGCCATCGAGCTTTTGTTTGAGGACTTCTCCGATTCTTCCTATGCCATTCATATGACGATTCAGCAATGCGATATGCTGCCGGACGGAGAAGGTGAGTGGATATTAGCTTTGTGGGTTCGTTCCGGCAAGAAGATGGAGTTCCCGCTCAAATACAGAAAAGTTGATGAAACCCCCTGCCTAAAATCTTGGATGGAGATGCCTGAGTCAGGATATTACCAGATTCATAGCAGATATTCAATATCTGAAATTCCTTAAAATTAAATCATTTTCATGCGTCTATTTCTCTCCCCCCCGTTGCGCGAACTTCAGATAATAGCTTATTGGTATCACCATCCTTGGTGCAATAGGCGGACGCCCCGGCTTCAATCATTTGATCGGCCTGGTCCTGTTTGTCATGCATTGATAGTCCGATGATGCGGATGTGTGGAAACTCGGAAAGTATAATCCGGGTAGCCTCGACTCCGTCCATCTTCGGCATGCTGATGTCCAGCACTATCACGTCGGGTTGAAGATCCCTCGCTTTTATAACCGCCTCCATTCCATCTGCCGCTTCGCCGACAATCTCGATATCGGATTGCAACGTAAGCAAGGTGGCGAGTCCCTGGCGGACAACCGTGTGGTCATCGACAAGGAGGACCCGGATTTTGTCTCCGGATTTTACTTTTTTGACCTGAGTGGTAATTTCCCGGATGCGGTTGTCATCTTTTTCCGGGCTTGTATCCACCGGAACAATCAGCGAAAAAACAGTTCCGTTCCCCGGTGAGCTTTTGATTTCAAAACTCCCGCCCATAAGTTTCAGTCTCTCGTAGATACTGAAAAGGCCGAATCCCGATCCGGCCCGTGCCTTTTCCCAGATCGTATCAGGATCGAATCCGAGTCCATGATCTTTTACTGTAACACGGAGATGGTTCTCGTCATCTAAAGCCATTTTAACCCGTGCCGATTTGACTCCGGCGTGCTTGACCGCATTGAAAAGCAGTTCACGGACGGATTGAAATAAATGTATGGTGGTCTCTTCCTTATGAGGATCTAAAGAAAGATCTGTTTGCATTTCGACGGTCATGCCATGGGTTTCTTTCATCCAGCGGGCAAGCCATTGCAGTATGGCGGAAAGGCTGTTTTGCTGTAAGATCGGTGGAGACAGTTCGGCAGTCAAAGTACGGGAAGTTTGAATAGACTGGTTGATGAGATTCATAACATTTTCAGCGATCTGCTTATTTTCCGGATTGATATTGGTGGATAAAACTTCGCAATTGACCTTGGCCCCTACCAGAATCTGCTGAAGGTGATCGTGAAGAATTTCAGCTAAACGCCGCCGCTCCCGCTGTTCGGCAATTGTGAGCTCCGATACCAGCGCCTGCAACTGCTTGGCCCGGGACTCTGCCAGATCGGTACGCTCGACCACCTGCTGTTCCAGGGTTTCATTGAGTTTCCGCAGGTTTTCCTCCGCCCGTTTGCGCTCGGTGATGTCCTGCCACCCTATTACTCCGCCTGTGATATTCCCCTGCGAATCTCGAATCGGCGCAGCGGTGCAAAGTATAGGGAACCTTGTCCCGTCGGGTCTTCTGAGCACCCACTCTTCCTCTCTAACCACCTCACCATTTTGGGTCGCACGTGTAAGAGGTAGTTCCTCATTGTTAGCGGGAGTAATCCCATCGGAGTGGAAAACATCGAATGACTTCGCGTGTTTTTCAACAGAAATCCCTTGGAGCACCTCAGCCGATTTCCCGATCAACTCACGGCCTGAACGACTTCGGGAACTTCTTCCGGATCAGTGGCAGCCTGTTCCAAAAGATGCGCAAGGGCTGATCGTCCAACCTCGGTAATCGTCAGTCTCCCCTCAAAATCGATTGTCAAGGAACGTAGGCCCAGGATCTATCTCTCCGAGCCTCTATCCCATACCCTGTCCTGCAACCCAGCGCCGGATGGGTTGGTCTGACGCTTACGACTGGACAACATGAGCAATGGCGCGTCATTGCTTGTCTTCGCCAACAGCGGGCTTCGGTTCCATCCGGGTAAATGCGCGCATCCCTAAAATGGGCCGGTAGATCTTCTTGAAGCTGTTGTAAAAGTCAAAGGCATGGGTCTCGCTTTCCACTTCGTAGCGGATATCCACCTGATGCAGCATGCACAACTGTTGTTCGGAGTTGGAGGCCTGAAACAGAGGAATGCCTGAAGGCGCCCAAATACCTGAACTCCCCCAGAAAACATAATTTCCGTTGCGCTGCAGCCCCACGGAATTGCAGGCAATCATCCAGATCTGATTGGTGGCGGCACGGGCCGCGGCCATGAGGTTCCACTGATAGCCGTAGTATTCATCCGTTCGGACGTTCATCATGGGATAGGCCCGAACCGCAGGCCCCCGCCAGCTGGCCAGCTCGATCACGCCGTCCACCCGGTTCTTCATCCCATAGGTTTCATAAAGCTGACTGAAGCACATGTCGTAGCACGTGGTGAATCCGAAACGGCCCCAGGGGGTGTCAATCACCAAGACGTCGTCCCGCCCCGATTTTTCATAGACATTCTCGATGCCGGGCAGAAAGGTCTTGTCATAAATGCGGGCGGTCTCGTTCTCGGATAGATCGTCGCAATTGAAATTTTTGTCCACCACATAGGTCGAGTTCAGCAGCTTGTTGTCAGGGCCGGCAACCTGAGACGGAGACTCCGGGTCCCTTCGGAGAGCATTGAAGATGACATATTGCAGGGTGTCATCCAGTTTCCCTTTCAACTGCTTGAGCCATTCCTTGTGATTGTCGAGCGCTCCTTTGTTCATATAGGCCCAGCAGGGGGCATACCCTTTGGGATTGTAGGCCTCAAAAAGTTCTCGATGCGGGTCCCGTTTCCTCACCGCCTGTCTGAAACCCTTCATCAGTTCCCGCTCCGCCTTCTCTTCCTTTTTCCAGTCGGGATCCGACCAGAAGTACCCGGTGAGGGAAAACTCCGGGAAAAGGATCATGTTGGCCCCTTTTGCTTTGGCCATGTCCACCAGGTTGAGAATGCGGGTCTTGTTCTTTTCAATGCTTTCCCCGGCCTCGATGCCCTTCCGGGTGTTGGAAACGACATTGTGAATATTGGCAATGGCCAGATTCAGGCCATCGGATTTACTGGAACAAATCCTCTCAACGACGACGATGCCGCCTGTCCCGGCCAGGACGACCGGTTGGAAAAGGAAACCAAGTGCCAGAGCGCCTGCCATGAGCGCATACAGCAGATGTTTATGCGTTCGCAATGGCGCTGCTTGCGTCGTTTCTTTTTCAGATATCGGGACCGCTTTCTCCATGACGCTCCTTCTTTGTAGCCGTTGACGGCCAGGTTTCAGATTTCAGGTTTCGGGTTTCAGGAATGATGCAGACGGACGATAATGAAAACCTTTCCCTAGCGATGTAGGTTGGGTGGAGCGGCTTAGGAGACTTGAGTTCTCGATCTGCGACATACGGTCCAAGCAGAGACGAAATCTTCCCTTTGCTCTCAATCCAGAGTAACCCAACAACGCGGAAATTATTATTCTGAAAGACTATAGCATAAGGCAATGACTCATTGCGCATCAGAGCTGTTCGTATCCCCATTCTCATACAGGGGTCGGCAATGGGTCTCCTTCGAAAAAACGGCCACAAGCAGGGCCATCACCACCAAACCGACCATGGTGCTCAGGGCAATTTGATATTCGCCCACAGTGGCGGACGTTTCCCCGCCTAATGAATCGAGAATCGTCCCCACTCCCGGCTGAAAAATGGCGCTGCTGGCCACCGAGCAGGTGTTGATGAACCCCACGGAAATGCCTGCCGACCCCGGAGGCCGCACATCATTTCCCAGTGCAAAGGCCACGACATAGGCGCTGCACATGAAACCCTGAACGATCAGCAGCGCATAGAGCACGGATAAGGGCATGCGGGGTCCGTAGATGACAAAAGAGAGGACCGCCACCGCAATAATGCCCGCCCCCAGCATCGGCATCTTGCGCTGTCCGATCTTGTCTGAAAACCACCCAAAAAAGAAACTGCCTGGAATGCCGCCCACAAAAAGCATGGACATGGCCCCCTCGGCCTGAACCTTGGTAATATCATAATACTGCACAAAAAAATCCGCCCCCCAGAGGGCCCCGAATACAAAGTAGATGGCATTCATCCCGGATACATAGGCGCCGCACATCCAGGTTTGTCCGCTCAGGAATACGTGCTTGAGGTCGGAGAGAGTCTTGTGCCCGCCACGGCTCTTGGCAGGATGGTCTTCCCACCGGGTAGCATTGGCCGGGTGGTCCCGCACCACAAAAACGATCAGCAGCGCCAGTCCGACCCCGACAGCCGCCAGGATCCAGATGGTCATGCGCCACCCAAATGCGCCGACTGCAGCGGAAAGGGGGGCCTCGCCGCTGATGCCGCCGATCATGCCGATGAGAGAGGTCAATCCAACCAGTGTGCCGAAATATCGATGTGGAAACCAGTTGGAAATGAGTTTGAGACAGGATACAAATGAGAATGCGGTCCCTGCGCCGATCATCAGGCGGGCCATTTCAGCGGACAGAGGGTCGCTGGCCAGAGCGAGGAGAATGTTGCCGGCAACCGCCACGCATGCGGCGGCGATGAGCGGGCGATGCGGACCGAAATGGTCCCCGATCAATCCCACCGGGATCTGCATAATTCCGTAAGAATAAAAATAGAAACCGGCGATGACGCCCAGCGTGGCATTATCGATATGAAATGCCTTCAGCCAGTAGGGACCCATGGCGCCCGGCGCCACCTGCTGCAGATAGTCCCAGAAAAAATATCCCGTCGCGATTGCCCAGATAAACCATGCCAGAATGGATCCGTGACCATACTTTTTGGCCATCGTGGTCATGTGCAGCCTCCCGGTTAAGGTATTTACGGCGTCTGTTTTTGATTGGTTGACGGACCATATGTGAAAACACCGGCAAAGTCAAATCGGGCGGGCATATTCTGGAAGGTAAGCCGGCCAAAAATTCTGATTATGTCTTTTTCCTTGACTCAGCGGAGTTATTTCTCTATGTCTTTTTCAAATCATGCCCTTTTTTATCATGAACAATCTCTCAGTCGGACGATTCTTAGAGCAAAACCCATCCAGCCGCACCGAATACGCCCAACTGATATCCCGCCATTCATACATAAGCAACCGGCGCTTGAGCAGGATACGCCGCCTTCTTATGATGGCGCTGTGCGGTATATTGCTGCATTTAACAGCCGGTTCCTTATCGTTTGCACAGTCCGGGGAAGAGAATCGAGGTTTTGAGAAATGGGACGTATGCTTTCCTCAAAGCCTGGAGCAATATCTCAGCGAAACCGTCACCTTTCATGGCAGCGTGGTCGGCTATTATCAGCAGTATGCCAATGCCACATTAGAAAATCAGGGGCACAAAGAAAATTTTACCGCGTGCATTTCTCCCCAGCTCATCGGCGTCTGGAAGCCGACCGCCCAGGGGACCCTTCATGTGAGGCTGCGGTACACAAACAACCGGGTGGATCTGGCTCAGGAAGGCATTGTTCTGGCCAATCTTCTGGAAACCAATGTGGGCGATAAGGACAATGGCCGCCTCCG
The Deltaproteobacteria bacterium genome window above contains:
- a CDS encoding response regulator — protein: MTGRESKFNELRERAEEILMERGDGEPLKTADLDLLRLIHELEVHQVELELQNEELRRMQRDLEQSRNEYSQLFNTSPVGYVIINHKGLISLINQGAYDMIGGPRTPPVGRAFITRIIPEDQVVYHSCLKKVSEFGENASCELRLKREDNTLIYVRMEVKADRNSSDGSLFWHIAMMDITREKEAEEGLKQARDELEQRVEERTAELKQRAEQLARLSSELTLAEQRERRRLAVIIHDHLQQLLVGAKMRLEILETKSGNSHGEALEQIHDLIMESLKIARSLSTQMAPYILYERGLAPGLEWLARTIQESFQIKVETNIDPGIQVEREDLKVLLFEAARELLFNTVKHAGTSSTHIRLSTEKDENNRLRITISDRGVGFDPGKMLNAAGEENRFGLFSIRERLNLLGGSLEIDSSPGAGSKISLSVPYDITRSPEKPPENPAVPSDGPATGPIAVNHKIRVLLVDDHVTVRQGVSSFLEKVPDIEVVGEAGDGNEAVQTARMLNPHVILMDVKMPGMNGLEATRKIHSELPHIKIIGLSMYEDDEVAKAMRDAGAVAFITKSDRLEALLTAIRQNFPEKQMGVTPNPVH
- a CDS encoding response regulator, whose protein sequence is MLQGISVEKHAKSFDVFHSDGITPANNEELPLTRATQNGEVVREEEWVLRRPDGTRFPILCTAAPIRDSQGNITGGVIGWQDITERKRAEENLRKLNETLEQQVVERTDLAESRAKQLQALVSELTIAEQRERRRLAEILHDHLQQILVGAKVNCEVLSTNINPENKQIAENVMNLINQSIQTSRTLTAELSPPILQQNSLSAILQWLARWMKETHGMTVEMQTDLSLDPHKEETTIHLFQSVRELLFNAVKHAGVKSARVKMALDDENHLRVTVKDHGLGFDPDTIWEKARAGSGFGLFSIYERLKLMGGSFEIKSSPGNGTVFSLIVPVDTSPEKDDNRIREITTQVKKVKSGDKIRVLLVDDHTVVRQGLATLLTLQSDIEIVGEAADGMEAVIKARDLQPDVIVLDISMPKMDGVEATRIILSEFPHIRIIGLSMHDKQDQADQMIEAGASAYCTKDGDTNKLLSEVRATGGREIDA
- a CDS encoding carbon-nitrogen hydrolase family protein, whose amino-acid sequence is MEKAVPISEKETTQAAPLRTHKHLLYALMAGALALGFLFQPVVLAGTGGIVVVERICSSKSDGLNLAIANIHNVVSNTRKGIEAGESIEKNKTRILNLVDMAKAKGANMILFPEFSLTGYFWSDPDWKKEEKAERELMKGFRQAVRKRDPHRELFEAYNPKGYAPCWAYMNKGALDNHKEWLKQLKGKLDDTLQYVIFNALRRDPESPSQVAGPDNKLLNSTYVVDKNFNCDDLSENETARIYDKTFLPGIENVYEKSGRDDVLVIDTPWGRFGFTTCYDMCFSQLYETYGMKNRVDGVIELASWRGPAVRAYPMMNVRTDEYYGYQWNLMAAARAATNQIWMIACNSVGLQRNGNYVFWGSSGIWAPSGIPLFQASNSEQQLCMLHQVDIRYEVESETHAFDFYNSFKKIYRPILGMRAFTRMEPKPAVGEDKQ
- a CDS encoding MFS transporter, encoding MTTMAKKYGHGSILAWFIWAIATGYFFWDYLQQVAPGAMGPYWLKAFHIDNATLGVIAGFYFYSYGIMQIPVGLIGDHFGPHRPLIAAACVAVAGNILLALASDPLSAEMARLMIGAGTAFSFVSCLKLISNWFPHRYFGTLVGLTSLIGMIGGISGEAPLSAAVGAFGWRMTIWILAAVGVGLALLIVFVVRDHPANATRWEDHPAKSRGGHKTLSDLKHVFLSGQTWMCGAYVSGMNAIYFVFGALWGADFFVQYYDITKVQAEGAMSMLFVGGIPGSFFFGWFSDKIGQRKMPMLGAGIIAVAVLSFVIYGPRMPLSVLYALLIVQGFMCSAYVVAFALGNDVRPPGSAGISVGFINTCSVASSAIFQPGVGTILDSLGGETSATVGEYQIALSTMVGLVVMALLVAVFSKETHCRPLYENGDTNSSDAQ